A genome region from Tenrec ecaudatus isolate mTenEca1 chromosome 13, mTenEca1.hap1, whole genome shotgun sequence includes the following:
- the IHH gene encoding indian hedgehog protein: MPPARLRPRLRFGLLLLLLLVPAAGGCGPGRVVGSRRRPPRKLVPLAYKQFSPNVPEKTLGASGRYEGKIARNSERFKELTPNYNPDIIFKDEENTGADRLMTQRCKDRLNSLAISVMNQWPGVKLRVTEGWDEDGHHSEESLHYEGRAVDITTSDRDRNKYGLLARLAVEAGFDWVYYESKAHVHCSVKSEHSAAAKTGGCFPAGAQVHLESGARVALSAVRPGDRVLAMGEGGSPTFSEVLLFLDREPERPRAFQVIETQDPPRRLALTPAHLLFIADNHTEPAAHFRAIFASQVQPGQYVLVAGPPGLQPARVVAVSTHVALGAYAPLTRHGTLVVDDVVASCFAAVADHHLAQLAFWPLRLLHSVAQGSRTLGEGVHWYPQLLHRLGRLLLEEGSFHPLGVSGAGS; this comes from the exons ATGCCTCCCGCCCGGCTCCGGCCCCGCCTGCGGTTcggcttgctgctgctgctgctgctggtgccgGCGGCGGGCGGCTGCGGGCCGGGCCGGGTGGTGGGCAGTCGCCGGCGGCCGCCGCGCAAGCTCGTGCCGCTCGCCTACAAGCAGTTCAGCCCCAACGTGCCGGAGAAGACCCTGGGCGCCAGCGGGCGCTATGAGGGCAAGATCGCGCGCAACTCCGAGCGCTTCAAGGAGCTCACCCCGAACTACAACCCCGACATCATCTTCAAGGACGAGGAGAACACGGGCGCCGACCGCCTCATGACCCAG CGCTGCAAGGACCGCCTGAACTCGCTGGCCATCTCCGTGATGAACCAGTGGCCCGGCGTGAAGCTGCGGGTGACCGAGGGCTGGGATGAGGACGGCCACCACTCAGAGGAGTCGCTGCACTATGAGGGCCGCGCAGTGGACATCACCACGTCGGATCGCGACCGCAATAAGTACGGGCTGCTGGCGCGCTTGGCCGTGGAGGCCGGCTTCGACTGGGTGTACTACGAGTCCAAGGCCCACGTGCATTGCTCCGTCAAGTCTG AGCACTCAGCGGCAGCCAAGACAGGGGGCTGCTTTCCTGCTGGAGCCCAGGTGCACCTGGAGAGTGGAGCTCGGGTGGCCCTCTCAGCGGTGCGGCCTGGAGACCGGGTGCTGGCCATGGGGGAGGGCGGGAGCCCCACCTTCAGCGAAGTGCTCCTTTTCCTGGACCGTGAGCCAGAGCGGCCCAGGGCCTTCCAAGTCATCGAGACCCAGGACCCACCTCGCCGCCTGGCGCTCACTCCGGCCCACCTGCTCTTCATCGCCGACAATCACACGGAGCCGGCCGCCCACTTCCGGGCCATCTTTGCCAGCCAGGTGCAGCCTGGCCAGTATGTGCTGGTGGCCGGGCCGCCTGGTCTGCAGCCGGCCCGCGTGGTGGCTGTCTCCACACACGTGGCTCTTGGGGCCTATGCCCCCCTCACGAGGCACGGGACACTGGTGGTGGACGACGTGGTGGCCTCCTGCTTTGCAGCGGTGGCTGACCACCACCTGGCTCAGTTGGCCTTTTGGCCCCTGCGGCTGCTTCACAGCGTGGCTCAGGGCAGCCGGACCCTGGGGGAGGGTGTGCACTggtacccccagctgctccaccgcCTCGGCCGACTCCTGTTGGAAGAGGGGAGCTTCCACCCCCTgggtgtgtctggggcagggagCTGA